A DNA window from Sphingopyxis macrogoltabida contains the following coding sequences:
- a CDS encoding acyl-CoA dehydrogenase, whose translation MTYTPPTTEQLFVLDHIARVDAMASHDKFAAATPDMVEAIVTGIGDFAAEVYAPLNRVGDVQNPKWDNGKVTMPPGFKEAYRQFVEAGWGSLDGPGEYGGQDLPFTLATVVIETLGSGNMGFTLCPILTAGAIHALMAYGTEEQRQTWLPKLVNGEWNGTMNLTEPAAGSDVGALRSTAEKVTEGQHAGLYRIKGQKIFITFGEHDLTDNIVHLVLARTPGAPEGTRGISLFLVPKYRLDAAGNPTISNGVHCASIEHKLGIHGSPTAVMVYGDGEDCLGEIVGDEMGGMRAMFVMMNNARLMVGCQGVQIAERATQQAQRYAAERVQSSLAGSPDRTPVTIDQHPDVRRMLWRMRAQTEAARALTYYAAAQIDFGKLGDEAAAMRAEILIPLVKAHATDIGCEVASLGVQVHGGMGFIEETGAAQHYRDARIAPIYEGTNGIQAADLVGRKLGMAGGDLVRGLIDDIAHGAADFPELQQLVDACRAVTDWMVNANTGDRLAGSYPYLTMLSTATCGWLMALQHKAAKTALDEGNGDAAFLEAKVASTRFYLQQIVPAATGLAPSALAGDAALAPLPALG comes from the coding sequence ATGACCTATACTCCGCCCACCACCGAACAATTGTTCGTTCTCGACCATATCGCCCGCGTCGACGCGATGGCCAGCCACGACAAATTCGCCGCCGCGACCCCCGACATGGTCGAGGCGATCGTCACCGGTATCGGCGACTTCGCTGCCGAGGTTTACGCCCCGCTCAACCGCGTCGGCGACGTCCAGAACCCCAAATGGGACAATGGCAAGGTCACCATGCCGCCGGGCTTCAAGGAAGCGTACCGGCAGTTCGTCGAGGCGGGCTGGGGCAGCCTCGACGGCCCCGGCGAATATGGCGGGCAGGACCTGCCCTTCACGCTCGCGACCGTGGTGATCGAGACGCTCGGCAGCGGCAACATGGGCTTCACGCTTTGCCCCATTCTGACCGCGGGCGCGATCCACGCGCTGATGGCCTATGGCACCGAGGAGCAGCGGCAGACCTGGCTGCCCAAGCTGGTCAACGGCGAATGGAATGGCACGATGAACCTGACCGAGCCCGCCGCGGGCAGCGACGTCGGCGCGCTGCGCTCGACCGCCGAGAAGGTGACCGAAGGCCAGCACGCGGGCCTCTACAGGATCAAGGGCCAGAAGATCTTCATCACCTTCGGCGAGCATGACCTCACCGACAATATCGTCCACCTCGTCCTTGCCCGCACCCCCGGCGCGCCCGAGGGCACGCGCGGTATCTCGCTGTTCCTCGTCCCTAAATACCGCCTCGATGCGGCCGGCAACCCGACGATTTCGAACGGTGTCCATTGCGCCTCGATCGAGCACAAGCTCGGTATCCACGGATCGCCGACCGCGGTGATGGTCTATGGCGACGGCGAGGATTGCCTCGGCGAGATCGTCGGCGACGAGATGGGCGGCATGCGCGCGATGTTCGTGATGATGAACAACGCCCGCCTGATGGTCGGCTGCCAGGGCGTCCAGATCGCCGAGCGTGCGACGCAGCAGGCGCAGCGCTACGCCGCCGAACGCGTTCAGTCGTCGCTCGCCGGTTCGCCCGACCGCACCCCGGTGACGATCGACCAGCACCCCGACGTCCGCCGCATGCTGTGGCGGATGCGCGCCCAGACCGAGGCCGCACGGGCGCTGACCTATTATGCCGCGGCGCAGATAGACTTCGGCAAATTGGGCGACGAGGCCGCGGCGATGCGCGCCGAGATACTCATCCCGCTGGTCAAGGCGCATGCCACCGACATCGGCTGCGAGGTCGCCAGCCTTGGCGTGCAGGTGCACGGCGGCATGGGCTTCATCGAGGAAACCGGCGCCGCACAGCATTATCGCGACGCGCGCATCGCGCCGATCTATGAAGGCACCAACGGCATCCAGGCCGCCGATCTCGTCGGGCGCAAGCTCGGCATGGCGGGCGGCGACCTCGTCCGCGGCCTGATCGACGACATCGCGCACGGCGCCGCCGACTTCCCCGAACTGCAGCAGCTCGTCGACGCGTGCCGCGCGGTCACCGACTGGATGGTGAATGCGAACACCGGCGACCGGCTCGCGGGCAGCTACCCCTATCTCACCATGCTTTCGACCGCGACGTGCGGCTGGCTGATGGCGCTCCAGCACAAGGCTGCGAAGACCGCGCTCGACGAAGGCAATGGCGACGCCGCTTTCCTCGAAGCCAAGGTCGCTTCGACGCGCTTCTACCTGCAGCAGATCGTGCCCGCGGCAACCGGCCTCGCCCCCTCGGCGCTCGCCGGCGACGCGGCGCTCGCGCCGCTGCCCGCGCTCGGTTGA
- a CDS encoding gamma-glutamyltransferase family protein — translation MDRRTLLAAVPAAALLPTVGLAQEGKPKAAPKAGDAAAQPPVWEAGADRFVRPDVQGGDRPVGASFASRTAAYGLSGAAGTAHPLATQAGIDMLKRGGSAVDAAIAINACLGLLEPTANGIGGDVYAMIWDPKAKKLAGLAGSGKSPRGLDLATVRSRAKGGTLPAYGAISVSVPGAVDGWWTMHQRYGKLPWKELFEPVIAHAEAGAPVPDMIAYYIRRSLTGFRQPGRGIEEVENALRTYGLEDGKGPAAGQVFRNPDLARTFRLIAEGGRDAFYEGEIARTIDAYFKRIGGWLRYEDMAAHKSEWIEPHQTAYRGTDVYALGANTQGIATLQMLNILEHFDLKGAGFQSALSIHLQAEAKRLAYEDRARYYADPHFAQVPVEWLISKDYAAERAKLIRPDRLLSPVYPGQAPSRGDTTYFSCADKDGMMVSMIQSNFRGMGSGLVADGLGFMFQDRGQLFSLQDGHPNIYAPGKRPFQTIIPGFAARGDVPWMSFGVMGGDMQPQGQAQIVVNRVDYGLEIQAAGDSPRWHHEGSSETMGEDAPDLGANGLLRLESGVPEAARRQLADIGWTLGEPDGGFGRYQRVEHRMDGDTRVYAAASEMRADGCALAY, via the coding sequence ATGGATCGTCGCACACTTCTGGCCGCCGTGCCCGCCGCCGCGCTGTTGCCCACGGTCGGCCTCGCGCAGGAGGGCAAGCCGAAGGCCGCACCGAAAGCAGGCGACGCCGCCGCGCAGCCGCCGGTCTGGGAAGCGGGCGCGGACCGCTTCGTCCGGCCCGATGTCCAGGGCGGCGACCGGCCGGTCGGCGCGAGCTTTGCGTCGCGTACCGCAGCTTATGGGCTGAGCGGTGCTGCGGGGACGGCGCATCCGCTGGCGACGCAGGCGGGGATCGACATGTTGAAGCGCGGCGGATCGGCGGTCGACGCGGCGATCGCGATCAACGCCTGCCTCGGGCTACTCGAACCGACGGCGAACGGTATCGGCGGCGATGTCTATGCGATGATCTGGGACCCCAAGGCAAAGAAGCTCGCGGGTCTCGCCGGATCGGGGAAAAGCCCGCGCGGGCTCGATCTGGCGACGGTGCGCAGCCGCGCCAAGGGCGGGACGCTGCCGGCCTATGGTGCGATCAGCGTGTCGGTGCCGGGGGCGGTCGACGGCTGGTGGACGATGCACCAGCGCTACGGCAAGCTGCCGTGGAAGGAATTGTTCGAACCGGTGATCGCGCATGCCGAGGCGGGGGCGCCGGTGCCCGACATGATCGCTTATTATATCCGCCGCAGCCTGACAGGCTTTCGCCAGCCCGGGCGCGGGATCGAAGAGGTCGAAAACGCCCTGCGCACTTACGGCCTCGAAGACGGCAAAGGACCGGCGGCGGGGCAGGTCTTTCGCAACCCCGACCTCGCGCGTACCTTTCGCCTGATCGCCGAGGGCGGTCGCGATGCCTTTTACGAAGGCGAAATCGCGCGGACGATCGACGCCTATTTCAAGCGGATCGGCGGCTGGCTGCGCTACGAGGACATGGCCGCGCACAAGTCCGAATGGATCGAGCCGCACCAGACCGCCTATCGCGGCACCGACGTCTATGCGCTCGGCGCCAACACGCAGGGGATCGCGACGCTGCAGATGCTCAATATCCTCGAGCATTTCGACCTGAAGGGCGCGGGTTTCCAGTCGGCGCTGTCGATCCACCTGCAGGCCGAGGCGAAGCGCCTCGCCTATGAGGATCGCGCGCGCTACTACGCCGATCCGCACTTCGCCCAGGTGCCGGTCGAATGGCTGATCTCCAAGGACTATGCGGCCGAGCGTGCCAAGCTGATCCGTCCCGACCGGCTGCTGTCGCCGGTCTATCCGGGGCAGGCGCCGAGCCGCGGCGACACGACCTATTTCAGCTGCGCCGACAAGGACGGCATGATGGTGTCGATGATCCAGTCGAACTTCCGCGGCATGGGGTCTGGGCTCGTCGCCGACGGGCTGGGCTTCATGTTCCAGGACCGCGGGCAGCTCTTCAGTCTGCAGGACGGGCATCCAAACATCTATGCCCCGGGCAAGCGGCCGTTCCAGACGATCATCCCGGGGTTCGCGGCGCGCGGCGATGTTCCGTGGATGAGCTTTGGCGTGATGGGCGGCGACATGCAGCCGCAGGGGCAGGCGCAGATCGTCGTCAACCGCGTCGACTACGGGCTGGAGATTCAGGCGGCGGGCGACTCGCCGCGCTGGCACCATGAAGGATCGTCCGAGACGATGGGCGAGGACGCTCCCGATCTCGGCGCCAACGGCCTGCTTCGCCTCGAAAGCGGGGTGCCCGAGGCGGCGCGGCGACAGCTCGCCGACATCGGCTGGACGCTGGGCGAGCCCGATGGCGGGTTCGGCCGCTATCAGCGCGTCGAACACCGGATGGACGGCGACACGCGCGTCTACGCCGCGGCCAGCGAGATGCGCGCCGACGGCTGCGCCCTCGCTTATTGA
- a CDS encoding helix-turn-helix domain-containing protein, translating to MAISGYFLPSPQNTDKRQDTRRKLSLLAHGVQHDGTGIAVQIHNISGTGLLFESDIELASGDRIEIALPHAGDISAVVIWASGRLFGCQFEGPVSPATLSAVELKSAPAPAPVFDEETAAPAMDDSFGLRLQRLRTMAGLKQADLAVRMGVGAASVSSWEKGRARPKRSSMAKLAAILGVQTADLIEDAAPEGLQKLLDRCREQIARAVGTRPDRIRIVVEL from the coding sequence ATGGCCATTTCCGGATATTTTCTTCCCTCGCCGCAGAACACCGACAAACGTCAGGACACGCGGCGAAAACTCAGCCTTCTGGCCCACGGCGTGCAGCATGACGGCACCGGCATCGCGGTGCAGATTCACAATATTTCGGGCACCGGCCTGCTCTTCGAAAGCGACATCGAACTCGCGTCCGGCGACCGGATCGAAATCGCGCTGCCGCACGCCGGCGACATCAGCGCGGTGGTCATCTGGGCCAGCGGGCGGCTGTTCGGATGCCAGTTCGAAGGCCCCGTCTCGCCTGCGACGCTGAGCGCGGTGGAGCTCAAGAGCGCTCCCGCCCCGGCGCCCGTCTTCGACGAAGAAACTGCGGCCCCGGCGATGGACGACAGCTTCGGGCTCCGCTTGCAGCGGCTCCGCACCATGGCCGGGCTCAAACAGGCCGATCTCGCGGTGCGCATGGGCGTCGGCGCGGCATCGGTCTCAAGCTGGGAAAAGGGCCGCGCGCGCCCGAAGCGGAGCAGCATGGCAAAGCTCGCCGCCATTCTCGGTGTCCAGACCGCCGACCTGATCGAGGACGCCGCGCCCGAGGGGTTGCAGAAGCTGCTCGACCGCTGCCGCGAACAGATTGCGCGCGCTGTCGGCACCCGCCCCGACCGGATCCGGATCGTCGTCGAACTCTAG
- a CDS encoding glutathione S-transferase family protein — protein sequence MIVYGSVVSPFVRKLLGYLGEKGLSFELKGVGIGDPDPGFRAASPLGKMPAMDDGGFLLADSSAIIQYLEAKHPEPPLIPADPQQRGQVIWWEEFADTVFALCSGKMFFNRIVAPKFLGREGDLAAAALAESEELPKLLDYLEGAIPASGFLVGDRLTLADLAVASPLMNFRHCGTVVDPAVHPKIAAWSEAILSRPSMAPWIEKEERMMAKVLAA from the coding sequence ATGATCGTTTACGGGTCGGTCGTGTCGCCATTTGTCCGCAAATTGCTGGGCTATCTGGGCGAAAAAGGGTTGTCTTTCGAGTTGAAGGGCGTCGGGATCGGTGACCCCGATCCGGGGTTCCGCGCCGCATCGCCGCTGGGCAAGATGCCCGCGATGGACGACGGCGGTTTCCTACTCGCCGATTCGAGCGCGATCATCCAGTATCTCGAAGCCAAGCATCCGGAGCCCCCGCTGATTCCCGCCGATCCGCAGCAGCGCGGACAAGTGATCTGGTGGGAGGAATTTGCCGATACGGTGTTTGCGCTGTGCAGCGGCAAGATGTTCTTCAACCGCATCGTCGCGCCGAAATTCCTCGGGCGCGAGGGCGACCTTGCCGCCGCGGCGCTGGCCGAGAGCGAGGAACTGCCGAAATTGCTCGACTATCTCGAAGGCGCGATCCCGGCATCGGGGTTCCTCGTCGGCGACCGGCTGACGCTTGCCGACCTTGCCGTCGCGTCGCCGCTGATGAATTTTCGCCATTGCGGGACCGTGGTCGACCCGGCGGTGCATCCGAAGATCGCGGCGTGGAGCGAAGCGATCCTGTCGCGGCCGAGCATGGCGCCGTGGATCGAAAAGGAAGAGCGGATGATGGCGAAGGTGCTCGCCGCTTAG
- a CDS encoding CHASE domain-containing protein, with translation MRPSLWADRLMGLLVRFVGLLILLATLAASAASFFYNQSQESDQAARVAMQVNMRLRDHVAILEGVRALYQSDSATSGPGIKAYLGALQPQVQAPGMEGIGIAAAMRAATPAALEAKLRENYGEDIKVWPATDQPIGFAVVLVEPYTPRRHVALGFDMYSEPVRRAAMRRAWQTGRPAASGIVQLAQEKAAKVKQPGFLVYIPVYTRDPLPGEEPGGDTIATTAGTRPVEAFVYAPFRVHDLMRAVLGAQLDTIDGIEVRAGAGPAAPVVFRHGKIGWDAHEQTLRIADREWTMRISYGRFIDRLGRPLGILLFGIALALLATQLHRVQRRRIDVAQALAEQQARHAEDRELMIGEMAHRMKNAFARIGALARITLREAKDLADFETKFDGRMRALSDAKQMLVTGAVDHVELGRIVRRELELAGRSADQLAAVEGPEVRLDDDGAQAISLAIHEFVTNSIKYGALAGKGDLAVGWRRDAGDIELSWVESDLPETPQIDHESFGTQFIRTLIERQLKGSWQRTAVDKRLAIVIRWPDNGPTD, from the coding sequence ATGCGCCCTTCGCTCTGGGCAGACCGGTTGATGGGGCTGCTCGTCCGTTTCGTCGGGCTGCTCATCCTGCTGGCCACCCTCGCCGCTTCGGCCGCCAGCTTCTTCTACAATCAGTCGCAGGAATCGGATCAGGCCGCGCGCGTCGCGATGCAGGTCAATATGCGGCTGCGCGACCATGTCGCGATCCTCGAAGGCGTGCGTGCGCTCTATCAGTCGGACAGCGCGACCAGCGGTCCCGGCATCAAGGCCTATCTCGGCGCGCTGCAGCCGCAAGTGCAGGCGCCGGGGATGGAGGGCATCGGGATTGCCGCCGCGATGCGCGCCGCGACGCCGGCGGCGCTCGAGGCGAAACTGCGCGAAAATTATGGCGAGGATATCAAGGTCTGGCCGGCAACCGACCAGCCGATCGGCTTCGCGGTCGTCCTCGTCGAACCTTACACGCCGCGCCGCCACGTCGCGCTCGGCTTCGACATGTACAGCGAACCGGTCCGGCGCGCAGCGATGCGCCGCGCCTGGCAGACGGGCCGCCCGGCAGCGAGCGGCATCGTCCAGCTCGCGCAGGAAAAGGCCGCCAAGGTCAAGCAGCCCGGTTTCCTCGTCTACATCCCCGTCTACACCCGCGATCCGCTGCCCGGCGAAGAACCGGGTGGCGACACCATCGCGACCACCGCCGGCACCCGCCCGGTCGAGGCGTTCGTTTATGCACCGTTCCGGGTCCACGACCTGATGCGCGCAGTGCTGGGCGCCCAGCTCGATACGATCGACGGGATCGAAGTGCGCGCGGGCGCCGGCCCGGCGGCGCCGGTCGTCTTCCGGCACGGCAAGATCGGCTGGGACGCGCACGAACAGACGCTGCGCATCGCCGACCGCGAATGGACGATGCGCATCTCCTATGGCCGGTTCATCGACCGGCTCGGCCGCCCGCTCGGCATCCTGCTGTTCGGTATCGCGCTCGCCCTGCTCGCGACCCAGCTTCACCGCGTCCAGCGCCGCCGCATCGACGTCGCGCAGGCGCTCGCCGAACAGCAGGCGCGCCATGCCGAGGATCGCGAGCTGATGATCGGCGAAATGGCGCACCGGATGAAAAACGCCTTCGCGCGGATCGGCGCGCTCGCGAGGATCACGCTGCGCGAAGCGAAAGACCTCGCCGATTTCGAAACGAAATTCGACGGCCGGATGCGCGCGCTCTCCGATGCGAAGCAGATGCTGGTGACCGGCGCGGTCGATCATGTCGAGCTTGGCCGGATCGTCCGCCGCGAACTCGAACTCGCCGGCCGTTCGGCCGACCAGCTCGCCGCCGTCGAGGGACCCGAAGTCCGCCTCGACGACGACGGCGCGCAGGCGATCTCGCTCGCGATCCACGAATTCGTCACCAACAGCATCAAATATGGTGCACTCGCCGGCAAGGGCGACCTCGCCGTCGGCTGGCGGCGCGATGCGGGCGATATCGAATTGTCGTGGGTCGAAAGCGACCTGCCCGAAACGCCGCAGATCGACCATGAAAGCTTCGGGACGCAATTCATCCGCACCCTGATCGAGCGGCAATTGAAGGGAAGCTGGCAACGGACCGCGGTTGACAAGCGCCTCGCCATCGTCATTCGCTGGCCGGATAATGGCCCCACCGACTGA
- a CDS encoding hydantoinase B/oxoprolinase family protein — MAPPTDDRWHIWIDRGGTFTDVVARSPDGEVVTAKYLSEDPARPGDAAVGAIRELTGSGPGPLPPLAIRKGSTVATNALLERKGEPTLLAITRGFGDALTIGYQDRPELFARRLDRTPPPHAEVAEIIERVGPDGDILTPLDEDAARAALQSARDAGISSVAIVLMHGYCYPAHEQRLAEIAAEIGFAQISTSHDVSALIKLVGRGDTTLTDAYLSPVLRHYVDQFVGQLGANVDGGIDPQFMKSSGGLASANAFHGRDAILSGPAGGIVGMVGSAAPLGKDRLIGFDMGGTSTDVSHYAGRLERDNETIVAGTRIRAPMLRIHTVAAGGGSICRWDGARLLVGPESAGANPGPAAYGRGGPLTVTDCNILLGKIQPDHFPRLFGPNGDQPLDRDIVVQKFAAMAAEVGGITAQALAEGLLAIAVQQMANAIKRITIARGHDITQGYSLAGFGGAAGQHVCLVADALGIDEILLHPLAGVLSAYGMGLARPSAIRERTLGLKLDEDCAATLAAAEAELADAARADLAANAETARETLLFVRLADSDNAIELPLAPPAEVASAFAAAFRQRFGYAPHANLVVDRIRVELTEAGDAPATLPPPSVAAETGPEIVTAWLAGGEHRVPLHRRSALAPGRTVAGPAIIIDALSTTIVEPGWRAEIQHEGTLLLARTRAAETHAATTDDLAQPDPVRLEIFNSLFMAIAEEMGGALQHSASSINIRERLDFSCAIFDAGGSLVANAPHMPVHLGSMGESVRTILRQRMGDGRGIRKGDAYALNAPYDGGTHLPDITVIMPVFVEGNAPSFFVAARGHHADLGGIAPGSMPPDSTSIADEGILFDNVLIVDDGNFRDAKVHAHLLDSEWPARNPALNIADLKAQVAACQRGAGALADLAATHGAATVAAYMAHGQRQAEAAVRQLVARLDDGAFRYAMDNGAEVAVAVKVDRKARHVTIDFTGSSATLPDNFNAPLPVVRAAVLYVLRTMLDDPIPMNEGCLAPVTLIVPENSMLSPAFPAAVVAGNVETSQVITDALFIAFGAMAGAQGTMNNFTFGGDTHQYYETIAGGSGAGPGFDGTSVIQTHMTNSRMTDPEVMETRFPVIVEEFSIRRGSGGAGKWHGGDGATRRIRFREPMTANILANRRRIAPAGLAGGKDGAPGRNRVERADGSVETLGATGSAKLEAGDAFVIETPGGGGYGKVGEG, encoded by the coding sequence ATGGCCCCACCGACTGACGACCGTTGGCATATCTGGATCGACCGCGGCGGCACCTTCACCGATGTCGTGGCGCGGTCGCCTGACGGCGAGGTGGTTACCGCCAAATATCTCAGCGAAGACCCCGCCCGCCCCGGCGACGCGGCGGTGGGCGCGATCCGCGAATTGACCGGCTCGGGCCCGGGCCCGCTGCCCCCGCTAGCGATCCGCAAGGGCAGCACCGTCGCCACCAACGCACTGCTCGAACGCAAGGGCGAACCGACGCTGCTCGCCATCACGCGCGGGTTCGGCGATGCGCTGACCATCGGCTATCAGGACCGCCCCGAGCTGTTCGCGCGCAGGCTCGACCGCACCCCGCCGCCCCATGCGGAGGTGGCAGAAATCATCGAACGCGTCGGCCCCGACGGCGACATCCTGACCCCGCTCGACGAGGATGCCGCACGCGCCGCGCTACAGTCGGCGCGCGACGCGGGTATCAGCAGCGTCGCGATCGTGCTGATGCACGGCTACTGCTATCCCGCGCACGAACAGCGGCTTGCCGAAATCGCCGCCGAAATCGGCTTTGCGCAAATCTCGACCAGCCATGACGTCAGCGCGCTGATCAAGCTTGTCGGGCGCGGCGACACGACGCTCACCGACGCCTATCTGTCGCCCGTGCTGCGCCACTATGTCGACCAGTTCGTCGGCCAGCTCGGCGCCAACGTCGATGGGGGCATCGACCCGCAGTTCATGAAAAGCTCGGGCGGCCTTGCCTCCGCAAACGCCTTCCACGGCCGCGATGCCATCCTCTCCGGCCCCGCGGGCGGCATCGTCGGCATGGTCGGCAGCGCCGCCCCCTTGGGTAAGGACCGCCTCATCGGCTTCGACATGGGCGGCACCTCGACCGACGTCAGCCATTATGCCGGCCGGCTCGAACGCGATAACGAGACGATCGTCGCGGGCACGCGTATCCGCGCCCCGATGCTGCGCATCCACACCGTCGCCGCCGGCGGCGGCTCGATCTGCCGCTGGGACGGAGCGCGCCTACTCGTCGGCCCCGAAAGCGCGGGCGCCAACCCCGGCCCGGCCGCCTATGGCCGCGGCGGGCCGCTAACGGTCACCGACTGCAACATCCTGCTCGGCAAGATCCAGCCCGATCATTTCCCCAGGCTGTTCGGCCCGAACGGCGACCAGCCGCTCGACCGCGATATCGTCGTGCAGAAATTCGCCGCGATGGCGGCCGAGGTCGGAGGCATCACCGCGCAAGCGCTCGCCGAAGGGCTGCTCGCCATCGCCGTCCAGCAGATGGCGAACGCCATCAAGCGCATTACCATCGCGCGCGGCCACGACATTACGCAGGGTTACAGCCTCGCCGGCTTCGGCGGTGCCGCGGGCCAGCATGTCTGCCTCGTCGCCGACGCGCTCGGCATCGACGAAATCCTCCTTCACCCGCTCGCCGGGGTGCTCTCGGCCTATGGCATGGGCCTCGCCCGCCCCTCGGCGATCCGCGAGCGGACGCTGGGGCTGAAGCTCGACGAAGACTGCGCGGCCACACTCGCAGCCGCCGAAGCAGAACTGGCGGACGCGGCCCGCGCCGACCTCGCGGCGAACGCCGAAACCGCCCGCGAAACCTTGCTCTTTGTCCGCCTCGCCGACAGCGACAATGCGATCGAACTCCCGCTCGCCCCGCCAGCCGAGGTCGCAAGCGCCTTCGCCGCCGCCTTCCGCCAACGCTTCGGCTACGCCCCGCACGCCAATCTCGTCGTCGACCGCATCCGCGTCGAACTCACCGAGGCCGGCGATGCCCCCGCGACGCTGCCGCCACCATCCGTAGCCGCGGAGACCGGGCCCGAAATCGTCACCGCCTGGCTCGCCGGGGGCGAGCATCGGGTCCCGCTCCATCGGCGCAGCGCTCTCGCTCCCGGCCGCACCGTCGCCGGCCCTGCGATCATCATCGACGCGCTCTCGACCACCATCGTGGAGCCGGGCTGGCGTGCCGAAATCCAGCATGAGGGTACGTTGCTCCTCGCCCGCACGCGTGCCGCCGAAACGCACGCCGCCACAACCGACGATCTCGCGCAACCCGACCCCGTCCGCCTCGAAATCTTCAACAGCCTGTTCATGGCGATCGCCGAGGAAATGGGCGGCGCGCTCCAGCACAGCGCCTCGTCGATCAACATCCGCGAGCGGCTCGACTTCTCGTGCGCGATCTTCGACGCGGGCGGCAGCCTCGTCGCCAATGCGCCCCACATGCCCGTCCACCTCGGCTCGATGGGCGAAAGCGTCCGCACCATCCTCCGCCAACGCATGGGCGACGGGCGCGGCATTCGGAAGGGCGACGCCTACGCCCTCAACGCCCCCTACGACGGCGGCACGCACCTACCCGACATCACCGTCATCATGCCGGTATTCGTAGAGGGCAATGCGCCGAGCTTCTTCGTCGCCGCGCGCGGCCATCACGCCGACCTCGGCGGCATCGCCCCCGGCTCGATGCCGCCCGACAGCACGAGCATCGCCGACGAAGGCATTCTTTTCGACAATGTCCTGATCGTCGACGACGGCAATTTCCGCGACGCAAAGGTCCACGCACACCTGCTCGACAGCGAATGGCCCGCGCGCAACCCCGCGCTCAACATCGCCGATCTGAAGGCGCAAGTCGCCGCCTGCCAGCGCGGCGCCGGCGCGCTCGCCGACCTCGCCGCGACCCACGGCGCCGCCACCGTCGCCGCCTATATGGCGCACGGCCAGCGGCAAGCCGAAGCCGCGGTGCGCCAGCTCGTCGCGCGCCTCGACGACGGCGCTTTCCGCTATGCGATGGACAATGGCGCCGAGGTCGCCGTCGCGGTCAAGGTCGATCGCAAGGCACGCCATGTCACTATCGACTTCACCGGTTCGTCGGCGACGCTTCCCGACAATTTCAACGCCCCGCTGCCCGTCGTCCGCGCCGCAGTCCTCTATGTCCTGCGCACCATGCTCGACGATCCGATCCCGATGAACGAAGGCTGCCTCGCGCCGGTGACGCTGATCGTTCCCGAAAACTCGATGCTCTCGCCGGCCTTTCCCGCCGCGGTCGTCGCGGGCAATGTCGAAACGAGCCAGGTCATCACCGACGCGCTGTTTATCGCTTTCGGCGCGATGGCGGGGGCGCAGGGGACGATGAACAATTTCACCTTCGGCGGCGACACTCACCAATATTACGAAACGATCGCCGGCGGCTCGGGCGCCGGTCCCGGCTTCGACGGCACCAGCGTCATCCAGACGCATATGACCAACAGCCGCATGACCGACCCCGAAGTGATGGAAACGCGCTTTCCCGTCATCGTCGAGGAATTTTCCATCCGCCGGGGTTCGGGCGGTGCGGGCAAGTGGCACGGCGGCGACGGCGCGACCCGCCGCATCCGCTTCCGCGAGCCGATGACCGCCAACATCCTCGCCAACCGCCGCAGGATCGCTCCCGCGGGACTGGCGGGAGGCAAAGACGGCGCACCCGGCCGCAACCGGGTCGAGCGCGCCGACGGCTCGGTCGAAACGCTCGGCGCCACGGGCAGCGCGAAGCTCGAAGCCGGCGATGCTTTCGTGATCGAAACCCCCGGCGGCGGCGGCTATGGCAAGGTCGGGGAGGGATAG
- a CDS encoding DUF969 domain-containing protein, translated as MLVLIGILIIIAGFLLRFNPLLVIMASALATGLAAGLDITAIIAAFGKAFNDTRYVSIVWIVLPVIGLLEAYGLQQHARTLITRMKGATLGRLLTSYLLLRQAMAAVGLTSVAGHPQTVRPLVAPMAEAAAEAKNDALTDDQREEVKAFSASTDNVGLFFGEDIFLAIGSILLMKGVLEGYGYQIEPLHFSLWAIPTAIAAFIIHGFRLRRLEKRMVRTDAAQDAGE; from the coding sequence ATGCTCGTCCTGATCGGCATCCTGATCATCATCGCGGGCTTCCTGCTCCGCTTCAATCCTTTGCTCGTGATCATGGCCTCGGCGCTCGCGACCGGGCTCGCCGCAGGGCTCGATATCACCGCCATCATCGCCGCCTTCGGCAAGGCGTTCAACGATACGCGCTATGTCTCGATCGTCTGGATCGTCCTGCCGGTCATCGGCCTGCTCGAAGCCTATGGTCTCCAGCAGCATGCCCGCACGCTCATCACCCGCATGAAAGGCGCGACGCTCGGGCGCCTGCTCACCTCCTATCTGCTGCTCCGCCAGGCGATGGCCGCGGTGGGGCTTACCTCGGTTGCCGGCCACCCGCAGACCGTCCGCCCGCTCGTCGCGCCGATGGCCGAAGCCGCCGCCGAAGCGAAGAATGACGCGCTCACCGACGACCAGCGCGAGGAAGTGAAAGCCTTTTCCGCCTCGACCGACAATGTCGGGCTGTTCTTCGGCGAGGATATCTTCCTCGCGATCGGCTCGATCCTGCTGATGAAGGGCGTCCTCGAAGGCTATGGCTACCAGATCGAGCCGCTGCACTTCTCGCTGTGGGCGATCCCGACCGCGATCGCCGCTTTCATCATCCACGGTTTCCGTCTCCGCCGCCTCGAAAAGCGCATGGTCCGGACGGATGCGGCGCAGGATGCGGGCGAATGA